In a genomic window of Aggregatimonas sangjinii:
- a CDS encoding DUF983 domain-containing protein — protein MLRKGTKLYSILTGSCPKCHLESMYVSKNPYKPGHLFKMNERCSHCGTKYKIEPSFFYGAMYVSYAVGIAFAVAAFVISKLIMGTSLFTSFIAIVITMVAFMPVIIRLSRNIWINLFFKYDPDAAKPISNNTSP, from the coding sequence ATGTTACGAAAAGGAACTAAATTATATAGCATTTTAACCGGAAGTTGCCCCAAATGCCATTTGGAAAGTATGTATGTTTCAAAAAACCCGTACAAACCGGGGCATTTGTTCAAAATGAACGAACGTTGTTCACATTGCGGTACCAAGTATAAAATCGAACCCTCTTTTTTCTACGGTGCAATGTACGTCAGCTATGCAGTGGGTATTGCCTTCGCAGTCGCTGCCTTTGTAATTTCAAAATTAATCATGGGCACTTCGCTCTTCACCTCATTTATAGCCATCGTTATTACTATGGTCGCCTTTATGCCGGTGATTATTAGACTATCGCGGAATATTTGGATCAACCTGTTTTTCAAGTACGACCCCGATGCCGCCAAACCTATTTCGAATAATACTTCGCCGTAA
- the gldK gene encoding gliding motility lipoprotein GldK — MKKLLLSSIAFVFLLTSCGSKTKGELVGAQGKKWYPEKPYGMELIPRGAFIMGKSEEDQAKVLNAPTKTVTVRSFYMDDTEITNSEYRQFVEWVQDSIVRTRLAVLADELGLTEEDGGIGEYAFKDTDTAKTSAYQKYMLDNYMDFDNRPLSRDQDLVWDINDYPDEYYVEVMDSLYIPEEESYNGQRTVDVTKLKYKYSWMDIEAAARSKTGRRKDFIRNEELEIYPDTTVWIRDFEYSYNEPMHNDYFWHDAYSDYPVVGVNWKQAQAFCNWRTKFKNDDQKSRGRQFVNKFRLPTEAEWEYAARGGIEGGTYPWGGPYVISDTGCFMANFKPQRGDYAADAALYTVEAKSYEPNDFNLYNMAGNVSEWTNSSYDPSSYDYVSTMNPNGGDGANARKVIRGGSWKDVAYFLQVSTRDYEYADSARSYVGFRTVQDYMGEEDSTTGNNGL, encoded by the coding sequence ATGAAAAAGCTATTGTTATCATCTATAGCGTTTGTTTTTTTGCTCACGAGTTGTGGGTCCAAAACAAAAGGAGAGCTAGTCGGAGCCCAAGGAAAAAAGTGGTATCCGGAAAAACCTTATGGTATGGAACTGATCCCGCGGGGGGCTTTCATCATGGGTAAATCTGAAGAAGACCAAGCCAAGGTTCTCAACGCACCGACCAAAACCGTAACGGTACGCTCATTTTATATGGACGATACCGAAATCACCAACAGCGAATACCGTCAGTTTGTAGAATGGGTTCAGGATTCTATCGTTAGAACCAGATTGGCAGTACTTGCCGACGAACTGGGCCTGACCGAAGAAGATGGTGGTATCGGAGAATATGCGTTCAAGGATACCGATACGGCAAAAACTTCGGCATATCAAAAATATATGTTGGATAATTATATGGATTTCGATAATCGTCCTTTGAGCAGAGACCAGGATTTGGTTTGGGATATCAATGATTACCCCGACGAGTACTATGTTGAGGTGATGGATTCCTTATATATTCCTGAAGAAGAATCGTATAACGGACAGCGTACCGTAGACGTTACCAAACTGAAATACAAATACAGTTGGATGGACATCGAGGCTGCTGCAAGGTCTAAAACCGGCCGTAGAAAAGATTTTATCCGTAATGAGGAATTGGAAATCTATCCCGACACTACCGTTTGGATCCGTGATTTCGAATACTCGTACAACGAGCCCATGCACAACGATTACTTTTGGCACGATGCATATAGCGATTATCCAGTTGTCGGTGTGAATTGGAAGCAAGCACAGGCTTTTTGTAACTGGAGAACCAAGTTTAAAAACGATGACCAGAAAAGTCGAGGGAGGCAGTTCGTGAATAAATTTAGATTGCCTACGGAGGCTGAGTGGGAATATGCCGCTCGTGGTGGTATCGAAGGAGGTACTTACCCTTGGGGTGGTCCTTATGTGATCAGCGACACGGGTTGCTTTATGGCCAATTTTAAACCACAACGTGGTGATTACGCAGCCGATGCAGCATTGTATACAGTAGAAGCGAAGTCTTATGAGCCGAACGATTTTAACCTGTACAACATGGCGGGTAATGTTTCGGAATGGACAAACTCCAGCTACGATCCCAGTTCGTACGATTACGTTTCTACTATGAATCCTAACGGGGGTGATGGCGCCAACGCTAGAAAGGTCATCAGAGGCGGTTCCTGGAAAGATGTCGCGTACTTCCTACAAGTGAGTACGAGAGATTATGAATATGCAGATTCTGCCCGTAGTTATGTAGGTTTCCGAACCGTTCAGGATTATATGGGTGAAGAGGATTCGACAACAGGTAACAACGGTTTGTAA
- a CDS encoding formylglycine-generating enzyme family protein: MALFVVWSTSGQETDLRNDATIDSTIKSFSEQIPETEVQFDMLLVPKGNFVMGSPENEIGRNPDEGPQKEVVVDSFYMGKYEVTWEIFELFFKQNKQLFAKLDDDRVIKIDAITRPSPPYEDPSYGMGKEGFPAVSMSAYSALVFCKWLSTVTGRFYRLPTEAEWEYAARAGSTTPYHFENPEDIDTYAVYYQNAEGKYAAVGSKAPNAWGLYDMHGNVAEWTLDEYRADSYAEMEPDNPWVTPTVIHPRVIRGGSWDDDADALRSAARRGSSLKLQKRDPQIPKSFWWFTDANFVGFRLVSPAKQPSVDAQKKFWQTVLDE, from the coding sequence TTGGCCCTTTTTGTGGTATGGAGTACTTCTGGGCAGGAGACTGATTTGCGGAATGATGCTACTATCGATTCGACCATAAAAAGTTTTAGTGAACAGATACCTGAAACGGAAGTTCAATTTGACATGCTGCTAGTGCCCAAAGGGAATTTCGTAATGGGAAGCCCTGAGAACGAAATTGGCCGAAATCCCGATGAAGGACCTCAAAAAGAAGTAGTCGTAGATTCCTTTTATATGGGTAAATACGAAGTGACTTGGGAAATCTTTGAACTATTCTTCAAACAGAACAAACAGCTTTTCGCCAAATTGGATGATGACCGGGTCATTAAAATCGATGCGATTACAAGACCAAGCCCTCCATATGAAGATCCCTCTTACGGTATGGGGAAAGAAGGTTTTCCAGCCGTCAGTATGTCGGCCTACTCGGCCTTGGTCTTTTGTAAATGGTTGAGTACGGTTACCGGGAGATTTTATCGATTGCCCACCGAGGCCGAATGGGAATACGCCGCCCGTGCCGGAAGCACTACGCCCTACCATTTTGAAAACCCAGAAGATATAGACACCTATGCGGTTTATTACCAAAATGCCGAAGGCAAGTATGCAGCCGTTGGCAGTAAGGCTCCGAATGCGTGGGGATTATATGATATGCACGGGAATGTGGCCGAATGGACGTTGGACGAGTACAGAGCGGATAGCTACGCCGAAATGGAGCCGGACAACCCTTGGGTAACCCCGACCGTTATCCATCCTAGAGTGATACGGGGTGGTTCGTGGGATGACGATGCCGATGCCTTGCGTTCTGCCGCAAGACGAGGTTCTTCCCTTAAATTGCAAAAACGGGATCCTCAAATTCCTAAAAGCTTTTGGTGGTTCACCGACGCGAATTTTGTCGGATTTCGATTAGTGAGTCCCGCTAAACAGCCTTCTGTTGACGCCCAGAAAAAGTTTTGGCAAACGGTGTTGGACGAATAA
- the gldN gene encoding gliding motility protein GldN — protein sequence MNWKNVLVIGAVALLPASMMAQANILNAKKPEEIGKKTEAQKALDNDAPLEYGYVDDRDILWSKTVWEVIDLDERVNFPLYYPTDTVDIGADRRSLYDVLIKNIKNGKLEDVYVDSYFTEKRNFGDLSATLRAVDTLEYGYEQINAGEELSPEYITERDLGAADVEEYRIKGIWYFDKRQGELKYRLLGIAPVAPDVNFIDDESMDPADAKVELFWVWYPGARQILHEAKVFNQRNSAQPISFDMLLNSRRFNGVIYREDNVHGDRKVNDYIADNALFQLLEAKRIKEVIRDREQDMWAY from the coding sequence ATGAATTGGAAAAATGTTTTAGTAATCGGAGCAGTAGCCTTGTTGCCTGCTTCAATGATGGCTCAGGCCAACATTCTGAATGCCAAGAAACCAGAGGAAATCGGTAAAAAGACCGAAGCCCAAAAGGCCTTGGATAATGATGCTCCCTTAGAGTACGGTTATGTTGATGACAGGGATATTCTCTGGTCAAAGACCGTCTGGGAAGTAATAGATCTTGACGAACGTGTCAACTTTCCCCTATACTATCCTACCGATACGGTAGATATCGGGGCCGACAGACGTTCTTTATACGATGTTTTGATCAAGAACATCAAGAACGGTAAATTGGAAGATGTTTACGTAGACTCTTATTTTACCGAAAAAAGAAACTTCGGTGACCTATCGGCAACGCTTAGAGCTGTCGATACCCTTGAGTACGGTTATGAGCAGATCAACGCCGGTGAAGAGCTTTCTCCTGAATATATCACGGAAAGAGATCTTGGAGCTGCCGATGTCGAGGAGTACCGTATCAAAGGAATCTGGTATTTTGACAAGCGTCAAGGCGAATTGAAATATCGCTTGCTTGGGATTGCACCAGTTGCTCCCGACGTAAACTTTATAGACGATGAGTCTATGGATCCAGCCGATGCGAAAGTTGAATTATTCTGGGTATGGTACCCAGGGGCAAGACAGATTTTGCACGAAGCAAAGGTCTTCAATCAACGCAATTCAGCACAGCCCATCTCTTTCGATATGCTTTTGAACTCACGTAGGTTCAATGGTGTCATCTATCGGGAAGATAATGTGCATGGAGACCGAAAAGTCAACGATTACATTGCTGACAATGCATTGTTTCAACTACTTGAAGCCAAACGAATCAAGGAAGTTATCCGAGACAGAGAGCAAGATATGTGGGCGTATTAA
- a CDS encoding head GIN domain-containing protein, with protein MKNILAILFASVISYVGIAQKATTKELEPFTMVKAYDRIVVKLVKGTENKLVITGDDQDEINISNKDGLLKIKMEFDNFMDGDEAQGTLYYSEPLTLIDANENAKIISDETIKGERVEIKAQEGGKINLKIALDDVYVKSISGSEIILNGSSATQEVMVNTGGRVENEKLNTEKTKVVVNAGGRANVKASDHVEAKVRAGGYIYIHGNPKDVERDKVFGGKIVIVE; from the coding sequence ATGAAAAACATACTAGCCATTTTATTCGCATCCGTGATATCTTACGTCGGTATTGCGCAAAAAGCTACCACGAAGGAGCTCGAACCCTTTACAATGGTCAAAGCCTACGACCGCATTGTGGTGAAACTGGTCAAAGGCACCGAGAATAAGTTGGTCATCACGGGCGACGACCAGGACGAGATAAATATTTCAAATAAGGACGGTCTTCTGAAGATAAAGATGGAGTTCGATAACTTTATGGATGGTGATGAAGCCCAAGGCACCCTATATTATTCCGAGCCTTTAACATTGATAGATGCCAATGAGAATGCCAAGATTATCTCCGACGAGACCATAAAAGGGGAACGTGTGGAAATCAAAGCCCAGGAAGGCGGTAAGATCAACCTAAAAATCGCTTTGGACGATGTGTATGTGAAATCGATATCGGGAAGTGAAATCATTCTGAACGGAAGCAGTGCGACCCAAGAGGTGATGGTGAATACAGGTGGTAGGGTCGAAAACGAAAAACTCAATACCGAAAAAACGAAAGTCGTCGTCAATGCAGGGGGTCGCGCCAACGTTAAGGCCTCAGATCATGTGGAAGCCAAAGTGCGAGCAGGCGGCTACATCTATATTCATGGCAATCCCAAGGATGTGGAACGGGATAAGGTCTTCGGTGGTAAGATCGTTATTGTTGAGTGA
- the gldM gene encoding gliding motility protein GldM, whose protein sequence is MAGGKQTPRQKMINLMYLVFIAMLALNMSKEVLSAFGLMNEKLEASNTKTGEDNMAFFTGLETKASEDATKYGPLLEKAQEIKGLSAAYYTYLDELKADLKGQVDDPKDYMTMDQADYTNQLFFSGDNLSEKGQEFLKKLNDYRTSVVKAIPASMAGIKASAESRFETGDKDGKVEKSDGTKADWMNYHFEGYPLVASITKITSLQADIKAIEEAALKNMLAGELTEQVSLKNFATSLQGSKSAYYAGEKYDGKIIISKTDNSSTPVRAELTLDGRKLSEGSDYKIEAGGIKMLIGAGSPGDHTVAGTMYFQQDGEEVPVEVKNSFAVISKPNAALIAADKMNVVYRGVANPMSISIPGIPNNKVRASAPGLKAVSGSKYVMNPQKGRTVTITASGTLPDGQGVSSKSEFRIKDIPRPAGSLSKQAGSIKLPRKNVEIGTVGAVLEDFDFDLNMKVSGFKFKVPGQPTVSVSGSKLDGRAKSALKRAKRGDAVQIFDINAYISNNKSYKLKKVSPVVIELTN, encoded by the coding sequence ATGGCAGGAGGAAAACAAACACCACGTCAGAAGATGATTAACCTAATGTATCTGGTTTTCATCGCGATGTTGGCACTGAACATGAGTAAAGAAGTACTTTCGGCTTTCGGTCTGATGAACGAAAAGCTAGAGGCTTCCAATACAAAGACCGGAGAGGACAATATGGCGTTCTTTACGGGCTTGGAGACGAAAGCATCGGAAGATGCTACTAAATACGGGCCTTTGTTAGAGAAGGCGCAGGAAATCAAAGGATTGTCTGCAGCGTATTATACCTACTTAGATGAGTTGAAGGCCGATTTAAAAGGCCAAGTCGATGATCCAAAGGATTACATGACCATGGATCAAGCCGATTACACGAACCAATTGTTCTTCTCAGGAGACAACCTTTCCGAAAAAGGACAGGAATTCCTGAAAAAGCTTAACGATTACAGAACGTCAGTAGTAAAGGCGATACCTGCGAGTATGGCCGGTATCAAAGCTTCTGCCGAGAGTCGTTTTGAGACTGGAGACAAAGATGGTAAGGTAGAAAAATCCGATGGTACAAAGGCCGATTGGATGAACTATCACTTTGAAGGATATCCTTTAGTAGCGTCTATTACAAAGATCACTTCTTTGCAAGCGGACATCAAAGCTATCGAAGAGGCTGCCTTGAAGAATATGTTGGCCGGTGAATTGACAGAGCAGGTTTCTCTAAAGAACTTTGCTACCTCTTTGCAGGGAAGTAAGTCAGCTTATTACGCTGGTGAGAAGTATGATGGCAAGATCATCATTAGCAAGACCGATAATTCGTCTACCCCAGTTAGGGCAGAGTTGACCTTGGACGGTAGAAAATTGAGCGAAGGTTCCGATTATAAAATCGAGGCCGGTGGTATCAAAATGTTGATCGGTGCCGGTAGTCCTGGTGATCATACTGTTGCGGGAACCATGTATTTCCAGCAGGATGGTGAAGAGGTTCCTGTTGAGGTCAAGAATTCGTTCGCGGTAATTTCTAAACCGAATGCTGCTTTAATTGCCGCAGATAAGATGAACGTAGTGTATCGCGGTGTTGCGAACCCAATGTCTATCTCTATCCCTGGTATTCCGAATAACAAGGTTAGGGCATCTGCTCCCGGTCTTAAAGCCGTAAGTGGTAGTAAATATGTCATGAATCCTCAAAAAGGACGAACAGTTACGATTACTGCATCAGGTACGTTACCAGATGGTCAGGGTGTTTCTTCTAAGTCTGAATTCAGGATCAAGGATATTCCACGACCTGCAGGTTCTTTGAGCAAGCAAGCCGGTAGCATCAAGTTGCCACGTAAAAACGTTGAAATCGGTACCGTAGGTGCTGTATTGGAAGACTTCGATTTTGATTTGAACATGAAAGTTAGTGGGTTCAAATTCAAAGTACCGGGTCAGCCCACCGTAAGTGTTTCCGGTAGTAAGTTGGATGGTAGGGCCAAATCGGCGCTAAAACGTGCCAAGAGAGGTGACGCTGTCCAGATATTCGATATCAACGCTTACATCAGTAATAACAAGAGCTACAAGTTGAAGAAAGTATCTCCGGTTGTTATTGAGTTGACGAACTAA
- a CDS encoding leucine-rich repeat domain-containing protein, translating into MKKLFSTLVLVLLTVTTILAEVPKKEKKALIEFFESTNGAAWTQPWDLSTPVDTWYGVKVFNNHVVEINLFRNNLQGTIPESIYKLKNLRVLNLAFNGIKGVLPSKMIKLKNLEVVKVEMNKIKGELPEKMGNMESLVEFTAFNNFLSGAIPQSLGAIQGLRILNLSSNDLEGTIPESLGNLASLENLGLFENKLNGAIPHEIGKLYKLKELVLANNQLGGDIPVEFGQLASLKVLQIQNNKFDSFKNLQLMDTQDMLVLDFGNGGEKIDFKKFDFSKTRMADTKFEDGEEVDDKN; encoded by the coding sequence ATGAAGAAGTTGTTTTCTACCCTTGTGTTAGTATTGTTAACGGTAACAACAATCCTTGCCGAAGTTCCCAAAAAAGAAAAAAAGGCACTTATCGAATTTTTTGAAAGTACCAATGGGGCAGCATGGACCCAGCCATGGGATTTAAGTACTCCGGTAGATACGTGGTACGGCGTCAAGGTATTTAACAACCACGTGGTCGAAATCAATTTATTTCGAAATAACCTTCAGGGAACCATTCCGGAGAGTATTTATAAGTTGAAGAACTTAAGGGTGCTCAATTTGGCCTTCAATGGTATAAAAGGGGTACTACCTAGCAAGATGATTAAACTTAAAAACCTGGAAGTCGTTAAGGTAGAAATGAATAAAATTAAGGGCGAGCTTCCAGAAAAGATGGGTAATATGGAAAGTTTGGTGGAATTTACCGCTTTCAATAATTTTTTGTCGGGAGCCATTCCTCAAAGTCTTGGTGCTATTCAGGGCTTGAGAATTTTGAATTTATCCAGTAATGATCTTGAAGGAACCATACCCGAATCGTTGGGGAATTTGGCAAGTCTAGAGAATTTGGGTCTTTTTGAGAATAAGTTGAATGGAGCTATTCCGCACGAAATAGGCAAGTTGTATAAATTAAAGGAGCTGGTGTTGGCGAATAATCAGTTGGGTGGCGATATCCCTGTTGAGTTCGGCCAATTGGCCAGTTTGAAGGTACTGCAGATTCAGAACAACAAGTTCGATTCATTCAAAAACCTGCAACTTATGGACACCCAGGACATGCTTGTACTCGACTTCGGCAATGGCGGGGAGAAAATCGACTTTAAGAAATTCGACTTTAGCAAAACCCGGATGGCCGATACAAAATTCGAGGATGGCGAAGAGGTAGACGATAAAAACTAA
- a CDS encoding ATP-binding cassette domain-containing protein, with protein sequence MLNVHNLSVAFGGEYLFEEISFRLNGGDRVGLIGKNGAGKSTLLKLLVKDMPLDTGVIAMEKDIKIGFLRQDIDFEQGRTVLEEAYQAFEEIKRLEAKLDHINQQLAERTDYESESYNQLIIDLSDITHHYEIIGGYNYQGETEKILLGLGFKREDFTKKTDTFSGGWRMRIELAKLLLQSNDVLLLDEPTNHLDIESIIWLEQFLNSFPGAVMIVSHDKMFLDNVTNRTIEISLGRIYDYNKPYTEFLKLRGEIKEQQMNAQKNQDREIQQAERLIEKFRAKSSKASMAQSLIKKLDKMDRIEVDEDDNAVMNVRFPVSITPGKVVAEIEGLSKSYGDNHVLSDIDLLLERDSKTAFVGQNGQGKSTLAKIMVGEIDHKGKVKLGHNVQIGYFAQNQAEYLDGNKTVLDTMIDAANEKNRSKVRDILGSFLFRGDEVEKYVKVLSGGERNRLALAKMLLQPFNVLVMDEPTNHLDIKSKNVLKEALKNFDGTLILVSHDRDFLQGLTNKVYEFKDRKIKAYLGDIDYYLEQRKAQDFRAIEKKQQQAKVVAKTKQSTNDFKDQKKVKSLKNQLSSVESKISQLEKEIAKIDHELLMEYDKTIAQPNFFETYQQKKSRLERLMEKWEEMSSALESVTS encoded by the coding sequence ATGTTGAACGTCCATAATCTTTCCGTTGCTTTCGGTGGTGAATATCTTTTTGAGGAAATCTCATTCCGTTTGAACGGGGGTGACCGTGTGGGCCTTATCGGAAAGAACGGGGCGGGTAAATCCACCTTGTTGAAGCTGCTTGTAAAAGATATGCCGTTGGACACGGGGGTGATTGCCATGGAGAAGGACATCAAAATAGGTTTCCTTAGACAGGACATCGATTTTGAGCAGGGGCGAACGGTTTTGGAAGAGGCGTACCAGGCTTTTGAGGAAATCAAAAGGTTGGAGGCGAAGTTGGACCATATTAACCAGCAACTGGCCGAGCGAACCGACTATGAATCTGAAAGCTATAATCAGTTGATTATCGATTTGAGCGATATTACCCATCACTATGAGATTATCGGGGGGTATAATTACCAAGGGGAGACCGAGAAAATTTTACTGGGACTGGGTTTTAAACGGGAAGATTTCACTAAAAAAACGGACACCTTTTCCGGTGGATGGCGCATGCGTATCGAGCTGGCCAAGTTGCTCTTGCAAAGTAATGATGTACTACTCCTGGATGAGCCTACCAACCACTTGGATATCGAATCGATTATCTGGTTGGAACAATTTCTGAATTCCTTTCCGGGAGCGGTAATGATCGTTTCGCACGATAAGATGTTTTTGGACAATGTTACGAACCGTACCATTGAGATATCCTTGGGCAGAATATACGATTACAACAAGCCCTATACCGAATTCCTAAAACTTCGCGGTGAAATCAAGGAACAGCAGATGAACGCCCAAAAGAACCAGGATAGGGAGATACAGCAGGCGGAACGGTTGATTGAGAAATTCAGGGCGAAAAGCAGCAAAGCCTCCATGGCGCAATCGTTGATCAAGAAACTGGATAAGATGGACCGCATAGAGGTCGATGAAGACGACAATGCGGTAATGAACGTTCGTTTTCCGGTATCGATTACGCCGGGGAAGGTGGTGGCGGAAATCGAAGGCCTTTCTAAAAGTTACGGCGACAATCATGTTTTGAGCGATATCGATTTGCTTTTGGAAAGGGATAGTAAAACGGCCTTTGTCGGTCAGAATGGGCAGGGGAAATCCACTTTGGCAAAAATTATGGTAGGGGAAATCGACCATAAGGGCAAAGTAAAGCTGGGCCACAATGTCCAGATCGGATATTTTGCCCAAAACCAAGCAGAATACCTTGATGGTAATAAAACGGTGCTCGACACGATGATCGATGCCGCGAATGAAAAAAATAGGAGCAAGGTACGCGATATACTGGGTTCGTTTCTCTTTCGGGGCGATGAGGTCGAGAAATATGTAAAGGTACTATCAGGAGGCGAGCGCAACAGGCTGGCCTTGGCGAAAATGTTATTACAGCCCTTTAATGTTTTGGTGATGGATGAGCCGACCAATCACTTGGATATTAAATCAAAGAACGTGCTCAAGGAAGCCTTAAAGAATTTTGACGGAACGCTTATTTTGGTATCGCACGACAGGGATTTTCTTCAAGGCCTTACCAATAAGGTATACGAGTTTAAGGATAGAAAGATAAAAGCGTATTTGGGCGATATCGATTATTACTTGGAACAGCGAAAAGCACAAGATTTTAGGGCCATTGAAAAAAAGCAGCAACAGGCCAAGGTGGTTGCCAAAACAAAACAATCTACCAACGATTTTAAGGATCAGAAAAAAGTGAAATCCCTTAAAAATCAATTGAGTTCGGTCGAGTCCAAAATTTCGCAATTGGAAAAGGAAATCGCGAAAATAGACCACGAACTTTTAATGGAATATGACAAAACGATTGCCCAGCCCAACTTTTTTGAGACCTATCAACAAAAAAAATCAAGATTGGAAAGGTTGATGGAAAAGTGGGAAGAGATGTCCTCGGCACTCGAATCGGTTACCTCTTGA
- the gldL gene encoding gliding motility protein GldL, whose product MAQSKSTKKLFNMAYGLGASVVIIGALFKILHWELGPLNGGVLLAIGLITEALIFAISAFEPVDDEYDWSLVYPELADGTASGKKSNEAAEIKQAEASLSAKLDEMLREAGVDANLMSSLGDSIKNFEGAAKGIAPTVDAMESTKKYSEEMVHAASQMESLNSLYKVQLESASKQASVNEEVVQNASALKDQMESLATNLSSLNGVYGGMLSAMSKN is encoded by the coding sequence ATGGCACAGTCAAAATCAACAAAAAAATTATTCAACATGGCCTACGGCCTTGGTGCTTCGGTAGTAATTATCGGTGCATTGTTCAAAATTCTTCACTGGGAGTTAGGACCGCTTAATGGTGGTGTTCTTCTTGCGATAGGACTTATTACAGAGGCACTTATTTTTGCGATCAGTGCATTCGAACCAGTAGACGACGAGTACGATTGGTCTTTGGTATATCCTGAGTTGGCCGACGGCACGGCAAGTGGCAAAAAGAGCAACGAAGCTGCTGAAATCAAACAAGCTGAAGCTTCTTTATCCGCCAAGTTGGATGAGATGCTAAGAGAGGCCGGTGTAGACGCCAACTTGATGTCTAGCCTTGGTGACAGTATCAAGAACTTCGAAGGTGCCGCTAAAGGTATCGCTCCAACAGTCGATGCAATGGAATCTACGAAGAAATACTCTGAGGAAATGGTACATGCCGCTTCTCAAATGGAGTCTTTGAATAGCTTATACAAAGTACAGTTAGAGAGTGCAAGCAAGCAAGCTTCGGTTAACGAAGAAGTGGTACAGAACGCATCTGCCCTTAAAGATCAGATGGAGTCGTTGGCGACCAACCTATCTTCTTTGAACGGAGTGTATGGTGGAATGCTTTCTGCAATGTCTAAAAACTAA
- a CDS encoding NAD(P)/FAD-dependent oxidoreductase, with the protein MLDYLVVGLGLAGVSFCETLERSGKTFTVINDSSQQASKVAGGMFNPVILKRFTGVWNAEEQLAEMLPFYSALEKKLGLGLIETFGVMRRFASVEEQNDWFSAADKSALQPYLSTKIHPNKNPAIKAPFGFGEVLGTGKIDCAKLLTSYNNHLEKNNTIISETFDYDELQVVSDSITYKGLRAKQIVFAEGYGMHRNPYFNYLPLTGTKGEYLIIKAPQLNESNAIKASIFVIPEGNDRYRIGATYKWKDKTNQPTDGAKTELIDKLDALVSCDYKVVNQLAGIRPTVTDRRPLVGKHPKYTNIYVLNGFGSRGVMIGPWASRRLLHFIEEGKPLTPEMDISRFTAKYYSK; encoded by the coding sequence ATGTTAGATTATCTAGTAGTTGGTTTAGGTCTTGCAGGCGTTTCTTTCTGCGAAACCCTGGAACGCAGCGGAAAGACCTTTACCGTTATTAATGATTCCTCACAGCAAGCCTCGAAAGTCGCTGGGGGAATGTTTAACCCGGTAATCTTAAAACGGTTTACCGGAGTATGGAATGCCGAAGAACAGCTTGCGGAGATGCTTCCGTTTTATAGCGCCTTGGAGAAGAAATTAGGGCTAGGGCTTATCGAAACCTTTGGGGTCATGCGCCGTTTTGCATCGGTCGAAGAGCAGAATGATTGGTTCTCGGCCGCGGATAAGAGCGCGTTGCAACCGTATCTATCTACCAAAATCCACCCGAATAAAAATCCAGCGATAAAGGCGCCATTTGGTTTTGGAGAAGTACTCGGTACGGGTAAAATAGATTGTGCCAAGCTATTGACCAGTTATAATAATCATCTCGAAAAGAATAACACGATTATCTCTGAAACCTTCGACTATGACGAATTGCAAGTAGTATCCGATAGTATAACCTACAAAGGATTGAGGGCCAAACAAATCGTTTTTGCCGAAGGGTATGGCATGCACCGCAATCCGTATTTCAATTATCTCCCATTGACGGGGACCAAAGGGGAGTACTTGATTATAAAAGCTCCGCAACTAAACGAATCAAATGCGATTAAGGCGTCCATTTTTGTGATTCCAGAGGGAAACGACCGCTACCGGATCGGCGCAACCTACAAATGGAAGGACAAAACGAATCAACCGACCGATGGTGCCAAAACAGAGTTGATCGATAAACTGGATGCCTTGGTAAGCTGTGATTATAAGGTTGTAAATCAATTGGCCGGGATACGCCCCACGGTAACCGATAGAAGGCCACTGGTCGGAAAGCATCCGAAATATACTAATATATATGTGTTGAACGGGTTTGGTTCCAGAGGGGTCATGATAGGGCCATGGGCCTCACGAAGGCTGCTGCATTTTATTGAGGAAGGAAAACCTTTGACTCCAGAGATGGATATCTCAAGATTTACGGCGAAGTATTATTCGAAATAG